The stretch of DNA AAGGTTAGTGATATTCATAATAGgtataaacttcggcttggAAATAATATATATCTTGTAGGAGGTGGTGGCGGATTCGGAGGAGGTGCCGGTCGCGGTGGAGCTCCAGGAGGTCCCGGTGAGTAAACCATTAGGTTTCTGTTGATTAATtgtcttttgaaaaatatggagaacatatttaattgtttctcTTGGTTTTGATCTTTCAGGTGCTCCAGGTGGAGGAGGATTCGGTGGAGCCGGAGGAGCTGGCGGCGGAtatggaggcggcggcggtcgAGGTGGTGGTGGAGCACCAGGAGCTCCAGGTGAGTTgatgaatttatttacttttttatttattattaacatttcATTTACTTAGGATCTCCTGGCGCAGGAGGATTTGGTGGAGCCGGCGGAGCTGGTGGCGGCTATggaggcggtggcggcggaggccgcggtggtggtggagctCCAGGTGCCCCAGGAGCCCCAGGAGCCCCTGGAGGCGGCGGATTTGGAGGTCAAGGAGGTGGTAGCCGTTTCGGAGGAGGCGCCGGACGTGGTGGTGCTCCAGGAGGCCCCGGTGAGTAAATTATTGGTTTTCTGTTGATCAATTGTCTTTAGAAAAGCATCAAgaacatatttatttctttgatttgattttgatttttaggtGCTCCAGGCGGAGGAGGTTTTGGTGGAGCTGGAGGAgccggaggagcaggaggagctggcGGTGGATATGGAGCCGGCGGCGGCCGAGGAGGTGGTGGAGCACCTGGAGGTCCTGGTAAGTATATAATTAGGTTTttcaaaacatataaaaaattttatatttcttatttgaAGGCTCgcccggaggaggaggatttgGAGGAGCTGGTGGACGCGGTGGTGCAGGTGGCGCAggtaatatatatttcatttggCATACATTTATCATAGAGCAACTGTAAAAATTGCGATCTTCGTGAGAAATACTGTGAAGACCTGAAATTGACATGTGTTTTTCTCACGCATTTCAAGTTTGTTTAACAATATTATTTGCCCAGTCTTTGTTTACGATTTTACCCACGATCTACTAACGTTTTTTCATACATTATACAGTTTGACTTGAAggcttttaaaatcatttcaattatttttagtagTTAGACAAAGGGTCAATCTAATAACGGTTTCTTGTTTTCAGGAGGCGGCGGTGGACGACCAGGAGCTCCAGGATTGCCCGGTGGCAACCAGTACGTTCCGCCCCCAGCTGGTGGCGGCGGAGGACCTGGCTCGCCCGGAAGACCAGGCTCTGGACCTCCCGGCGCTGGGTCGCAATACATCCCACCGCCACCAGGGTTGCCGGGTGGAGGTCGTGGAAGTGGGGATTTCAATCCTCAGACAGGCTATAGCTATTAAAACCAGGAGAAGTCCCGGAAACGCCTATCAAATCTCTCAAATCGAAGAAATGTCAATCCAATGCAGGCTGCCCTAAATGTTCTTTCACCAAAatggttaatttatttatgtaagcttctctttcccctttttcttttgtgacaatgtgtgtgtgccacTATCGAAATAAATGAATCTTGAATACTAGAAACCACTTCTTTATAACGATAACTTGGTAAATCCGATTAAAACCAGCTGTTTGACTTTTTAGCTGCATGTATTTCATGCCTTTGAGTTGCGACTACATGTTTGGACTAACTAATCGTTTCAATTACAAGTTTAGTTGCTATCTTATTTCTTTGGGGACTTCTTGAAGCGTCTGCCGTACTGGTTATAGCCATAGGGATCCACCAGGTTATTGGGTCTGCCCCTCAGTTGTTGGGTTATCAaggcctgttgctgctgttcatTCTGTTGCTccttctgctgttgctgctgctgttgttgctgctgctgttgctggttaagattctgttgctgttgtgcctGTTGCGCCGTGAGATTGCTGCCAAAAGCTTGCTGGCCAAATTGTCCAGCATACTGGCCAGGTAAATTACCGGAATGCAACTGATTAAACGGCTGATCTGGCTGGTATTGCCCGGAATttggttgctgttgctgctggaaattgcgctgctgttgcagctgttgctgctgttgttgctgctgttgcagcggGTTCAATGGCTGTTGTCCCGGAATCTGAGGACGAAATGGGGCATTGGGCAGTGGTGGCGGCAGCTGGCGGAAGGGCGTCTGGTACGGATTTATATTGGGGTTGAGCAGGTTTTGTTGATAGGGCTGGGCACCCGAGAAATATTGCGGGGAAGCTGGAATCCCAGTGCCCTCCGCCCGGAATCCGTTCTCGTCGGCGATATAGCGCACTGTTATGGGAGTGCCCTCCGGTGAAGTGTACGAGTAGGAGCCCTGAATAACCTGTTCATTAAAAAGtagttatttattaaaaaaaatttaaataatgcaGAAAAATTCTCCCAAGTGTATGCtaagaaatttataaagaatatTGGTGCTACGCCGAAAAGTTTGCCAAATAATTTTGCTATTACTTGTGTCTTACTTTAagttctttttaaattaacaataCCGTAAGAGTGATGCTCAGAATTTAGATTTTCtaatcaaatatatttaaaaagaattcataaaaaaataattactaaATCAAATCCAAAATCTAGATATTTCTGCATTtagatttagttttaaaattaaatgctttaaggttttttaaaatgtttgtaataacTTTCAACTACAtaagccataaaaataaaaaaaaactataatgaACCTtcataaataactaaaaatcaGTAGTCCTTAACagtccttaaaaatcacttttgaatttaaaatacacaCTAAGAATCTTTAGataaaattccttaaaaatcaGTACTAATTActgttttttaatgaattttatctatttttatcTAAGGGTTCTTAGGAAATTATTACTGATTTTTAAGGACTTCTTTCCAAAGGCAGTATTTTTATGGTAAAACCCACCTGTGCCTCGACACCCTCGCCGTATCCCAAGTTCTTGACATATCCTTGTGCCTGGGCAGTGGTTCCGTCGGCCGATGAGTAGCCGTAGGAGAAGCTGCCATCCAGATTGAGTTCGTTTTGGTAGGCGGTGATGGGCACGTAGTTCTGCTGCTGGTACTGATTGTAGCGGGTGTAGGGATTCTGGAGGGCAGCTCCGGTGAGCGGTGGAGCCAATGGGTTCAGCGGGTTGCGCTGACCCGGAAATAGTCCTTGACCCTGGACGGGATTGGGCTGGCGGCGCTGGAAGGGATTGGCCGGCTGTTGCAGCGGCTGCAGGGGAGGCACTTGCCCTCGTCCTTGTCCCTGGAAACCCGTTCCCGGCAGCTGAGCCTGGCTCACGGAGAACCAGAGGCTGGCCAGCAGGCAGGCCAACCAGCGGAGGTGCCGGAATCGAGGGGTTCGCGGTCCAGACATTTAGGCTGTCAGTGGATCATAAATCTCTCGCGAACGGAGCACAAATTACACGCTCGATAAACCCGACGACGTTTCACTTATAAAGCTGGGACTTTTTAGAGATCCGAGTCCGATTGCCGATCCGAAGCAAATCCGTTGCTGCCACTGGAAGTTACTGATCGAAAGTCGTGCCACGACTGCAAATGCGGCTCCCACTGGCGGCGCTATTTATGCGGTTCTCGATTTTCGATTCTCGAATCTCGAACAGGCCCTAAAGCTCAGCGTTATGGTCAGAACAATTGGCCGCTTCCTGTGCTCTGGCTATCAGCTTCTGACTGCATCTCGATGGTTATCTCTTTCTCGGGCGGCCAGTGTAATTTATCTGCGTGTTAACAAGCCGCTGGGCTGGCTTGGCagctttattggttttttatCGGCCATTGACAGAAGGACAAACGAATTTCATAGCGACTGCGGCTTTGGCCTAGGCTGATTGATATCTTCATGGTGGCCCGGGTCAGTTGCAGGTTGTTTATGAGCCAGCCCCATATGCAAATTGAGGGCCTTTTTGCTCCAGCACTTGTCTTCGCATCTGCCTCGAAGGCGTTTGTCTGAGTTATGTGCTGACAGCGGGCACTTGGATTGGATACACACACTTGCCCCTCATTTTCCCTTGGTCAAGGTGCCGGTCGGACCTCAACCTGGTCTACAAACATCATTTGTCAAATGATATAGTGGCTCTTCTTGGAGAGATACTGCTTATCCCCAGGATAGCTAGATAGCTTGAGAGCTTTTCGGGGCCCGAGGTGTTCCATTGTTCATAGCTCCACGCTCCACTGGGGTTATTCATCAATCTCTGGGCCTGGGACTGAGATTGCTCATGCCTAGGTGTGATGTGATCGCCATCACTCATTTATATCTGCCAACTACCTGACAGATACATTTTCGTTTGTCATCTGTATGAGCTGCCATTAAAATTCGAACATGTCTTGTTCCATGTTAAGTTCAAACCTTAATTGCATATGCTAATTCTGAGGAGGTTTTCCATTTCGAAGCAAGGTCAATTAATGCAATGAGCTGTTAGGTCAACATTTTGTTATAGACGgaaaattaaagataaaaaaagaTGTTTTATTCTgcaaaaatggcaaaacaaattccatttttgttgatAAATGCTGCGGAAAGTCAATTtaaatcagcggtcggcagcgccctattaagtgagcatagggttttgttctgccgccgcgctgctcgctcatgtataacgtagaacagcggtctgcacacacacatcgatgagctgtccagtgcaaattactcacacaaatataaaacaaaatgacaacgtatgtgtgtgccgaccgctgatttaAATAATACTATTTCTTAGCCGCCAAGTAGAAGTTACATTTTGAAACTGCCTAAAAGCCTTCAATGGTTTTTtcactatttaataaacaactcAGCCGAAAAGTCGGCTATAGAATTTTCAGAAAACCAATTAACTTCCACATTAGGCTTTCACAACTTTTAAATGCGCTCCACATATTGCTCACAATAATTAGactaataaacaaaacaataatttaaaactggTCCATTTACTTATCCGTGGAAATCTTGaacataaatattatgattCACCTTTTTTGAATTCCAACattcaaaagtttttgttgtaCCATATTCGGAGTCAGCCGAAAAGAAAGAGGGATAAATCGAATTCTGTTAAAGATTTAACTTAATTTCGTGTGCTATTCACGTTTTAATAAGcttcaaaaatttgttttaaactaaaaattcatACCAATAAGATTAAACTGTTTTATTTGGCAGTCATGTTTAAcagtaaacattttatatacTGTTTTACAATGTCTTAAACGTTATAAACCAACTCCCACTGGCAAATCGTTTGTTTATGTTTCCCAAAATATATTGACCCAATTAAGATGCCCAAATGCGAGTgtcaaatattaattataaataagttTCGGCCCATATTGGCCAACAGTCGCATGATTGATTTGCCAtttaaatgattcgcgaaactGGAGGAATAAATAGCAATAAAACAAAGCGTCGAAATGCGGGAAATCAGGCGAAGTGGCGATACGCGGGGAGCGACATAAAAAATGGCTAGCCAAATTTATGCAGAAATGCGAGACACAACAAGCGCACAACACAATGTTGTCGTTGGCCCGATGAGCAAACCGCATTAAAGACGGGTCGGACACTCCTCCCACGACTCCAATAGCTGAATCTTGGGCTGTAGGCCTTAGGCTTTTGCCTCAAATCCACCTAAAAGTCGGACAGCAACAGCGACGGTTATTAATAGACTGCAGCCCGAAAGTTGCACCGCAATCGCGCGATGGTTTAGATGTTCTTCTCGCCGAGTGGGCCTGACATTTTGTAATTGTGAATTCCATTAGTTAGAAATTATGGCCGCCAGCGCGGCTAATTGATTCACTTTGAGGCAATGCGTAGTGCGACTGCAACTGCGGATCGGGGGTTCCCTCTTCTCTCTTCGGGTTCCGGCTGGCAGATCTTGGCTAAAGGTTAACGTGTCGCAGCTCTGAATTATGACCTCGTCGGCATTGCGGCTGCTACATTGCTACATTAATGAGTTTCCACTTCTGTGGCAGGCGCGTCAAATGTCGCTCTGCATAAGCCACACTGGAAAAAACGTGGCAGGATCAATAGATACAAAGATAATAAGTGTAggtaaaccaaaaaaaattctaagatACAAAGAATCTAACATAAagcaatttgttaaaaaataaaattcctaaTCGATTGCTGTTCAAGCCtggaaactttaatttttgacgatttgttttaattagacagtacATACCCCTTAGAAAAAAAGAACTAATATTTCAAAAGCtatccattttttaatattcttaaaagttatataattaaactcaaaatattATTCGCCTTgaatatttgttaattttctatttctactcataaatgaaataatcttcaaataaatcaaaattaataaataaaaaatttgtatttctaaatatttacaaaaatcgccattgaagaaaatttctcaaattcaAGCCCagtaattttttgagtgtaaggCGCTGTAAACTTTTCTTTGTTCTAAAcactcttaaatttttttggagCCATGCTTTGCTTTCTTACCGACTTTCTTACACATTTTCCTTTCAAATTTTCCTCGAAGTGCATATTTGCAGTAGTACTTGATTCGGCGGGATTTAAACCAACTCGCCGACTGGGGAGCCACAAAGAATCAATTTATTAACACGTTGCCCGAGAGCCTGGCCGCTTTGGCAAGTGGAACTGGAAATTGGAACTGGGCGGGCCAAGGCAAATGCCAAAATGCAACttctgccgccgctgctgctgagTTGCGAAATTGCTGGAAATTATTATTGAATTCTTTTTGTCTTGCCGTTTTTCCAGCATGCCGTTTGCCATAAATGTTAGCCGCTTCTCAAAGCCTCGGAGGTGCCCACCCACTGTAACAAAGTTAGCTCTTGGAATTTGCATGGAAGTCAGGTGGAGCAGTCAGCCGTTACCATTTCTGCACCTTTCGCTTGCCACAGTGCCAAAATTGTGACAAATTTTATTAGCTGCTGCACCCTTGGATTTGGCAGAACCCACGCGATTCACATGTGTAGTTTTCGATGCTATCTGCAGTGTAAACATGACAGTTTACCAGCTCCACACTTCTAAATGCCCATTTGACTTGCAAATGGGCGGTTCAATAAACTCCAGAAAAACTGTAAGACTCGACCTGCTACTTTCTACTGACCTCAAAAGCTTAAAAAGCATCTGGCGTTGCATAACTTTGTCTGCTGATTTTGGGGGAGAAATGTCTTCAGCTTTAGACGCCAGTCTAACGGATTGCTATAAAAAGCGCAGAATCTTTTCTTCGCGCTTAGTATTAGCATAAATCATGTTCGCATTGGTAAGTAGCGGATAGGGTAGCTCATGAATAGCCCGGCGTTAAgtgttcttttttattttgatatatctTCCAGTTATTGATCTTGACTTGCTGCCAACTGTGGAGTTGGCCCGCTGAGAGTGCCGCCATTAGTGAACCAGTGCCAATCCTCAAATCTTTGGGTTTACGACTGAGCTCGGGCACCTACTTATTCATGTACGAGAACGGAGATGGTAGTTATCGCGAGGAGCTGGGCATTGTGGGTTCCGACGACTTGAATGTGCC from Drosophila takahashii strain IR98-3 E-12201 chromosome 2R, DtakHiC1v2, whole genome shotgun sequence encodes:
- the Cpr47Ed gene encoding endocuticle structural glycoprotein SgAbd-9 gives rise to the protein MFALLLILTCCQLWSWPAESAAISEPVPILKSLGLRLSSGTYLFMYENGDGSYREELGIVGSDDLNVPIGDLEVSGVYGYVDDKGQELQVRYKANKNNGFLPHVKYVSAGQLINKSP
- the Cpr47Ee gene encoding mediator of RNA polymerase II transcription subunit 12, whose amino-acid sequence is MSGPRTPRFRHLRWLACLLASLWFSVSQAQLPGTGFQGQGRGQVPPLQPLQQPANPFQRRQPNPVQGQGLFPGQRNPLNPLAPPLTGAALQNPYTRYNQYQQQNYVPITAYQNELNLDGSFSYGYSSADGTTAQAQGYVKNLGYGEGVEAQVIQGSYSYTSPEGTPITVRYIADENGFRAEGTGIPASPQYFSGAQPYQQNLLNPNINPYQTPFRQLPPPLPNAPFRPQIPGQQPLNPLQQQQQQQQQLQQQRNFQQQQQPNSGQYQPDQPFNQLHSGNLPGQYAGQFGQQAFGSNLTAQQAQQQQNLNQQQQQQQQQQQQQKEQQNEQQQQALITQQLRGRPNNLVDPYGYNQYGRRFKKSPKK